Proteins from one Setaria italica strain Yugu1 chromosome V, Setaria_italica_v2.0, whole genome shotgun sequence genomic window:
- the LOC101773526 gene encoding uncharacterized protein LOC101773526, with the protein MEDVVTDVPPPSRFSPDDLDNFAAPPPQPTPILVVSPSPSPPAPRLLIVLISRTSLALLASPPPLHASLLLPDLPLQPHAPVRVYLHPSGALLAAAHGAVPAHRARAAAKALVSKLQPEEVLVLDAVRSASYRGRLAADEPVEGKLETRAARLQGGVGAARAVAALAPPGSVVDGLGAAVLAECEIRGKAASMVVTWPAGARPAEFGVMRRVAAELGVDTVKMTARVSGRAELDALYT; encoded by the coding sequence ATGGAGGACGTCGTCACCgacgtgccgccgccgtcccgcttCTCCCCCGACGACCTCGACAActtcgccgccccgccgccgcagcccacCCCCATCCTCGTCGTCTCCCCGAGCCCTAGCCCACCCGCCCCGCGCCTCCTCATCGTCCTCATCTCCCGCACCTCCCTCGCGCTcctcgcctccccgccgccgctccacgcgtccctcctcctccccgacctGCCCCTGCAGCCCCACGCGCCCGTCCGCGTCTACCTCCACCCCTCCggcgcgctcctcgccgccgcgcacggcgcCGTCCCCGcccaccgcgcgcgcgccgccgccaaggcCCTCGTCTCCAAGCTCCAGCCGGAGGAGGTGCTGGTCCTGGACGCGGTCCGGAGCGCGTCGTACAGGGGCCGGCTCGCGGCCGACGAGCCCGTGGAGGGGAAGCTGGAGACCCGCGCCGCGCGGTTGCAGGGCGGGGTGGGCGCGGCCAGGGCCGTGGCGGCGCTGGCCCCGCCCGGGAGCGTGGTGGACGGGCTCGGCGCGGCGGTGCTCGCGGAGTGCGAGATCCGGGGCAAGGCGGCCAGCATGGTGGTGAcgtggccggcgggcgcgaggccCGCGGAGTTCGGGGTCATGCGgcgcgtggcggcggagctcggcgTCGACACCGTGAAGATGACAGCCAGGGTCTCCGGCCGGGCCGAGCTGGATGCGTTGTACACTTAG
- the LOC101773940 gene encoding serine/arginine-rich splicing factor SR30 isoform X1, which translates to MKTMSRRNSRTIYVGNLPGDIREREVEDLFYKYGQILDIDLKIPPRPPGYAFVEFEDPRDADDAIYGRDGYNFDGYRLRVELAHGGRGQSYSYDRSSSYSSARRGGVSRRSDYRVMVTGLPSSASWQDLKDHMRRAGDVCFSDVYREAGETIGIVDYTNYDDMKYAIRKLDDSLFRNAFSRAYIRVREYDARSRSRSRSRSYSRSPSYSRSRSPKSVSWSPSPVDERSLSRSRSPVSSPSRGRSASRSPRSRSASRSRSPVRSDSTREPLKR; encoded by the exons ATG AAAACAATGAGCAGACGTAACAGCCGGACCATCTATGTAGGCAACCTCCCTGGGGACATCCGTGAGAGGGAGGTTGAGGATCTCTTCTACAAG TATGGTCAGATTTTGGATATTGACCTGAAGATACCTCCAAGACCTCCTGGATACGCTTTCGTTGAG TTTGAGGATCCACGTGATGCTGATGATGCAATTTATGGGCGTGATGGGTATAACTTTGACGGCTACAGGCTGCGG GTTGAATTAGCTCATGGTGGAAGAGGTCAGTCTTACTCTTATGATCGTTCAAGCAGCTATAGCAGCGCACGCCGTGGAGGTGTTTCTAGGCGTTCTGATTACCGTG TTATGGTTACTGGTTTACCTTCATCGGCGTCGTGGCAAGATCTGAAG GACCACATGCGACGTGCTGGTGATGTTTGTTTCTCTGATGTATACCGTGAAGCCGGAG AAACTATTGGAATTGTGGATTATACAAACTATGATGACATGAAATATGCG ATTAGGAAGCTTGATGACTCCCTGTTCAGGAATGCATTTTCAAGGGCATATATCAGA GTGAGGGAGTATGATGCTAGATCACGAAGCAGAAGCCGTAGCCGCTCGTACTCGAGAAGCCCCAGTtacagcaggagcaggagtccaaa ATCTGTTTCCTGGTCACCATCACCTGTGGATGAAAG ATCGCTATCTAGATCCCGATCCCCTGTCTCTTCT CCTTCTCGTGGAAGATCTGCAAGCAGAAGCCCCAGGAGCAGAAGCGCATCCCGTTCCCGTTCTCCT GTGAGATCTGATTCAACTAGGGAACCCTTGAAGCGGTGA
- the LOC101773940 gene encoding serine/arginine-rich splicing factor SR30 isoform X2, whose product MSRRNSRTIYVGNLPGDIREREVEDLFYKYGQILDIDLKIPPRPPGYAFVEFEDPRDADDAIYGRDGYNFDGYRLRVELAHGGRGQSYSYDRSSSYSSARRGGVSRRSDYRVMVTGLPSSASWQDLKDHMRRAGDVCFSDVYREAGETIGIVDYTNYDDMKYAIRKLDDSLFRNAFSRAYIRVREYDARSRSRSRSRSYSRSPSYSRSRSPKSVSWSPSPVDERSLSRSRSPVSSPSRGRSASRSPRSRSASRSRSPVRSDSTREPLKR is encoded by the exons ATGAGCAGACGTAACAGCCGGACCATCTATGTAGGCAACCTCCCTGGGGACATCCGTGAGAGGGAGGTTGAGGATCTCTTCTACAAG TATGGTCAGATTTTGGATATTGACCTGAAGATACCTCCAAGACCTCCTGGATACGCTTTCGTTGAG TTTGAGGATCCACGTGATGCTGATGATGCAATTTATGGGCGTGATGGGTATAACTTTGACGGCTACAGGCTGCGG GTTGAATTAGCTCATGGTGGAAGAGGTCAGTCTTACTCTTATGATCGTTCAAGCAGCTATAGCAGCGCACGCCGTGGAGGTGTTTCTAGGCGTTCTGATTACCGTG TTATGGTTACTGGTTTACCTTCATCGGCGTCGTGGCAAGATCTGAAG GACCACATGCGACGTGCTGGTGATGTTTGTTTCTCTGATGTATACCGTGAAGCCGGAG AAACTATTGGAATTGTGGATTATACAAACTATGATGACATGAAATATGCG ATTAGGAAGCTTGATGACTCCCTGTTCAGGAATGCATTTTCAAGGGCATATATCAGA GTGAGGGAGTATGATGCTAGATCACGAAGCAGAAGCCGTAGCCGCTCGTACTCGAGAAGCCCCAGTtacagcaggagcaggagtccaaa ATCTGTTTCCTGGTCACCATCACCTGTGGATGAAAG ATCGCTATCTAGATCCCGATCCCCTGTCTCTTCT CCTTCTCGTGGAAGATCTGCAAGCAGAAGCCCCAGGAGCAGAAGCGCATCCCGTTCCCGTTCTCCT GTGAGATCTGATTCAACTAGGGAACCCTTGAAGCGGTGA
- the LOC101776091 gene encoding uncharacterized protein LOC101776091, which produces MRSPPPPCPLPNPNPNSDASPPPASMTPRAPHLRHHPPHLLLAEAVASWHPFHKKPCLSDRSTAPASSAHPPDAETPTPAPSGAGSGGSFRWLGLRKRRRRGAGSRSVSGRSSDRRRSGTCSDFHFTCGAGGGGATDSSGEMWASDVGEVRMRDVLMATEFGPAPVGGAAAGTGGSGAAAEAAAADSGYGSEPGYRGDVELGYGDEIDEEEEDGRQQLFWGGVIGDMNKMRIGGDNNFGEQKSHHRCRRKKHDVRMLDSLR; this is translated from the exons ATGAGATCACCGCCACCACCGTGCCCGCTCCCCAACCCGAACCCCAACTCCGATGCATCCCCTCCTCCGGCGTCGATGACCCCGCGCGCCCCGCATCTGCGGCACCacccgccgcacctcctcctcgccgagGCCGTCGCCTCCTGGCACCCCTTCCACAAGAAGCCCTGCCTCTCCGACCGCTCCACCGCACCCGCATCCTCGGCCCACCCCCCTGACGCGGAGACCCCGACGCCTGCCCCCTCgggggccggcagcggcggatcCTTCCGGTGGCTCGGGCTCCGcaagcgccggcgccgcggcgccggctcGCGGTCCGTGTCCGGCCGCAGCAGCGACCGCCGGAGATCCGGCACGTGCTCCGACTTCCATTTCACgtgcggcgccgggggcggcggcgccaccgacTCCAGCGGTGAGATGTGGGCGTCGGATGTCGGCGAGGTGCGGATGAGGGACGTGCTGATGGCCACGGAGTTCGGCCCGGCGCCCGTTGGTGGCGCTGCTGCGGGGACTGGTGGGTCCGGCGCggctgcggaggcggcggcagccgaTTCTGGGTACGGGAGCGAACCTGGGTACCGTGGCGATGTGGAGCTCGGATACGGAGATGAGAtcgacgaagaggaggaggatgggaggCAGCAGCTGTTCTGGGGCGGGGTAATTGGAG ATATGAATAAAATGAGAATTGGTGGAGACAATAACTTCGGGGAGCAGAAGAGCCATCACCGCTGCAGGCGCAAGAAGCATGATGTGAGGATGTTGGATTCCCTCAGGTGA
- the LOC101775690 gene encoding probable sarcosine oxidase, with protein MAAPAEAPETAAAAAGRRFDYDVIVVGAGIMGSCAAHEAASRGARALLLERFDLLHHLGSSHGESRTIRDAYPKAQYPPMVRLARRLWADAEAESGYRVLTPAPQLSMGPRDSAALAAAVGNAGAEEVDLARRWGGAFRVPDGWLAAASEHGGGVINATKAVAMFQALAVKKGAVVRDNAEVVGIEKGPEGGVVVRTSAGEEFRGAKCVVTVGAWASKLLRSVAGVELPIQPLHTMVLYWRIKPGRELELAAGSGFPTFSSYGDPHVYSTPSLELPGLIKINYDGGPPCDPDSRDWACGGGDVAERVARWIEEFMPDHVEAAGGPVIRQSCMYSMTPDKDFVIDFLGGEFGEDVVVGAGFSGHGFKMGPSVGRILAEMAIDGKASTAAEAGVELGHFRIKRFEDNPMGNAKD; from the coding sequence ATGGCCGCGCCCGCAGAAGCTCccgagaccgccgccgccgccgcgggccgccgttTCGACTACGACGTGATCGTGGTGGGAGCCGGCATCATGGGCAGCTGCGCGGCGCACGAGGCGGCgtcccgcggcgcgcgcgccctGCTCCTGGAGCGCTTCGACCTCCTTCACCACCTCGGCTCCTCGCACGGCGAGTCCCGCACCATCCGCGACGCGTACCCGAAGGCGCAGTACCCGCCCATGGtgcggctcgcccgccgcctctGGGCGGACGCCGAGGCCGAGTCCGGCTACCGCGTCCTCACCCCGGCGCCGCAGCTCTCAATGGGCCCGCGCGACAgtgccgcgctcgccgccgccgtcgggaacgccggcgccgaggaggtGGACCTGGCCCGGAGGTGGGGAGGCGCCTTCCGCGTCCCGGACGGGTGGCTAGCCGCGGCGAgcgagcacggcggcggtgtGATCAACGCCACCAAGGCGGTGGCCATGTTCCAGGCGCTCGCCGTCAAGAAGGGCGCCGTGGTCAGGGACAACGCCGAGGTCGTCGGCATCGAGAAGGGGCCCGAGGGCGGCGTCGTGGTGAGGACGAGCGCTGGCGAGGAGTTCCGCGGCGCCAAGTGCGTCGTCACGGTGGGCGCCTGGGCGAGCAAGCTGCTCAGGTCCGTCGCCGGCGTGGAGCTCCCCATCCAGCCGCTGCACACGATGGTCCTGTACTGGCGCATCAAGCCCGGGCGCGAGCTCGAGCTCGCGGCGGGGTCCGGCTTTCCGACGTTCTCCAGCTACGGCGACCCGCACGTGTACAGCACGCCGTCGCTGGAGCTGCCGGGACTGATCAAGATCAACTACGACGGCGGCCCGCCGTGCGACCCCGACAGCCGCGATTGGGcctgcggaggcggcgacgTGGCGGAGCGGGTGGCCCGGTGGATCGAGGAGTTCATGCCCGACCAcgtcgaggccgccggcgggccgGTGATCCGGCAGTCGTGCATGTACTCCATGACGCCGGACAAAGACTTCGTGATCGACTTCCTTGGCGGTGAGTTCGGGGAGGATGTGGTGGTCGGGGCCGGATTCTCTGGACACGGGTTCAAGATGGGGCCGTCGGTGGGGAGGATCCTGGCCGAGATGGCCATCGACGGCAAGGCCAGTACGGCCGCAGAGGCCGGCGTGGAGCTCGGTCACTTCAGGATAAAGCGGTTCGAGGATAACCCCATGGGAAACGCCAAGGATTAA
- the LOC105914354 gene encoding LOW QUALITY PROTEIN: probable sarcosine oxidase (The sequence of the model RefSeq protein was modified relative to this genomic sequence to represent the inferred CDS: deleted 2 bases in 1 codon), whose translation MVPRAYPAPSDPTTTAVPQHSRPASPTRRTTTAVLQHTVRAPTRTEPRLPWTSKLGQVRRWRRLPIQPLHTLVLYWRIKPNHERELTAEAGFPSFSSVRPHYVYSTPSLEHPGMIKINYHGGPPCDPDGHGLVSGGVDAVERVARWIDEFMPGRVETASGPVERVPCMYSMTPDEDFVIDFLGDFGQDMVIGAGFSGHEFKMGPAVGSILAEMAMDGEARTVAEAGVELGHLRINRFDGNPMGNAKDL comes from the exons ATGGTGCCACGAGCGTACCCTGCACCATCTGATCCCACCACCACGGCGGTGCCGCAACACAGTAGACCTgcgtcgccgacgaggaggaccACCACGGCGGTGCTGCAACACA CTGTCCGGGCGCCGACCCGCACGGAGCCACGCCTCCCGTGGACGAGCAAGCTTGGTCAAGTCCGTCGCTGGCGACGGCTCCCCATCCAGCCGCTGCACACGCTGGTCCTGTACTGGCGCATCAAGCCCAACCACGAGCGCGAGCTCACGGCGGAGGCCGGCTTCCCGTCGTTCTCGAGC GTGCGACCGCACTACGTGTACAGCACGCCGTCCCTGGAGCACCCCGGCATGATCAAGATCAACTACCACGGCGGGCCGCCGTGCGATCCGGACGGCCACGGCCTCGTCTCCGGCGGCGTCGATGCTGTGGAGCGGGTGGCCCGGTGGATCGATGAGTTCATGCCGGGGCGCGTGGAGACCGCCAGCGGGCCGGTGGAGCGCGTGCCGTGCATGTATTCCATGACGCCGGACGAGGATTTCGTGATCGACTTCCTCGGCGATTTTGGCCAGGACATGGTGATCGGGGCCGGGTTCTCTGGGCACGAGTTCAAGATGGGGCCTGCGGTGGGGAGTATCTTGGCAGAAATGGCCATGGACGGTGAGGCGAGGACTGTGGCAGAGGCTGGCGTGGAGCTCGGTCACTTGAGGATCAACCGGTTCGACGGCAACCCCATGGGAAACGCCAAGGATTTGTGA
- the LOC101776497 gene encoding probable sarcosine oxidase has product MAAAPTAPAGHRSDFDVIVVGAGIMGSCAAHAAASRGARALLLERFDLLHGLGSSHGDSRIIRDAYAKARYVPMVRLARRLWADAEAESGYRVLTPAPQLTFGPRDSASLLAAVRNAGAEEVDLATRWGGAFRVPDGWVTAVSEHGGGVLNATKAVAMFQALAVKKGAAVRDNAEVVGIEKGAEGGVVVRTSGGEVFRGAKCVVTVGAWASKLLRSVAGVELPIQPLHTLILYWRVKPGRERELTAKAGFPTFSSSGDPPVYGTPSLELPGLIKISCDGGPPCDPDNRNWDAGDKEVTERVARWIEEAMPGHLDAAGGPVIRQSCICSMTPDADFVIDFLGGDFGEDVVVGAGFSGHGFKMGPAVGRFLAEMAIDGKSKTAAEAGVELGCYRINRFDGNPMGNDANKDY; this is encoded by the coding sequence ATGGCCGCTGCAcccaccgcccccgccggccaccgctccGACTTCGACGTCATCGTGGTGGGCGCCGGCATCATGGGCAGCTGCGCGGCGCACGCGGCGGCgtcccgcggcgcgcgcgccctGCTCCTGGAACGCTTCGACCTCCTCCACGGCCTCGGCTCCTCGCATGGCGACTCCCGCATCATCCGCGACGCCTACGCAAAGGCGCGGTACGTGCCCATGGTgcgcctcgcccgccgcctctGGGCGGACGCCGAGGCCGAGTCCGGCTACCGCGTGCTCACCCCGGCGCCGCAGCTCACCTTCGGCCCGCGCGACAGCGCctcgctgctcgccgccgtccggaacgccggcgccgaggaggtGGACCTGGCGACGAGGTGGGGAGGAGCCTTCCGCGTCCCTGACGGGTGGGTCACCGCGGTGagcgagcacggcggcggcgtgctcaaCGCGACCAAGGCGGTGGCCATGTTCCAGGCGCTCGCCGTCAAGAAGGGCGCCGCGGTCAGAGACAACGCCGAGGTCGTCGGCATCGAGAAGGGGGCCGAGGGCGGCGTCGTGGTGAggacgagcggcggcgaggtgtTCCGCGGCGCCAAGTGCGTCGTCACGGTGGGCGCCTGGGCGAGCAAGCTGCTCAGGTCCGTCGCCGGCGTGGAGCTCCCCATCCAGCCGCTGCACACACTGATCCTGTACTGGCGCGTCAAGCCCGGCCGCGAGCGCGAGCTCACGGCGAAGGCCGGGTTCCCGACGTTCTCCAGCTCCGGCGACCCGCCCGTGTACGGCACGCCGTCGCTGGAGCTCCCGGGGCTTATCAAGATCAGCTGCGACGGCGGGCCGCCGTGCGACCCGGACAACCGTAACTGGGACGCTGGCGACAAGGAAGTCACCGAGCGGGTGGCCAGGTGGATCGAGGAGGCCATGCCGGGACACTtggacgccgccggcgggccggTGATCCGGCAGTCGTGCATCTGCTCCATGACGCCGGACGCGGACTTCGTGATCGACTTCCTCGGCGGGGACTTCGGGGAGGACGTGGTGGTCGGGGCCGGGTTCTCCGGGCACGGGTTCAAGATGGGCCCGGCGGTGGGGAGGTTCCTGGCCGAGATGGCCATCGACGGCAAGTCCAaaacggcggcggaggccggcgtggAGCTCGGCTGCTACAGGATCAACCGGTTCGACGGCAACCCCATGGGAAATGATGCCAATAAGGATTACTAG
- the LOC101776904 gene encoding UDP-glucuronic acid decarboxylase 2, translated as MASELTYRGGAAAPGSASNGGEYSPKPSKPLSCLSRAARYAAAEHRPIFALAGMLFAAALFTFSSSTTSTSSPSYPAASVGFNHLAVAGHPSFRESVGGKVPLGLRRRALRVLVTGGAGFVGSHLVDRLVERGDSVIVVDNFFTGRKGNVAHHLQNPRFEVIRHDVVEPILLEVDQIYHLACPASPVHYKYNPIKTIKTNVVGTLNMLGLAKRIGARFLLTSTSEVYGDPLQHPQVETYWGNVNPIGVRSCYDEGKRTAETLTMDYHRGANLEVRIARIFNTYGPRMCIDDGRVVSNFVAQALRKEPLTVYGDGKQTRSFQYVSDLVEGLMKLMEGEHIGPFNLGNPGEFTMLELAKVVQDTIDKEARIEFRPNTADDPHKRKPDISRAKELLGWEPKVPLHEGLPLMVTDFRKRIFGDQGEFTEAAGGLS; from the exons ATGGCGTCGGAGCTCACATaccggggcggcgccgcggcgcccggcTCCGCCTCCAACGGCGGCGAGTACTCCCCGAAGCCCTCCAAGCCGCTCTCCTgcctctcccgcgccgcccgctacgccgccgccgagcaccgCCCCATCTTCGCCCTCGCCGGCAtgctcttcgccgccgccctcttcaccttctcctcctccaccacctccacctcgtccCCGTCGTACCCCGCAGCGTCGGTCGGATTCAaccacctcgccgtcgccgggcaCCCATCCTTCCGCGAGTCCGTCGGTGGCAAGGTGCCCCTGGgcctgcggcggcgcgcgctgCGGGTGCTGGTGACGGGCGGCGCCGGGTTCGTGGGGAGCCACCTGGTGGACCGCCTGGTGGAGCGCGGCGACAGCGTGATCGTGGTGGACAACTTCTTCACGGGGCGCAAGGGGAACGTCGCGCACCACCTCCAGAACCCCAGGTTCGAGGTGATCCGCCACGACGTCGTCGAGCCCATACTGCTCGAGGTCGACCAGATCTACCACCTTGCATGCCCTGCGAGCCCCGTTCACTACAAGTACAACCCCATCAAGACCATC AAGACCAATGTAGTTGGGACACTGAATATGCTTGGGTTGGCCAAGAGGATTGGAGCAAGGTTTCTGCTTACTAGCACCAGTGAGGTCTATGGTGATCCCCTCCAGCACCCTCAGGTGGAAACTTATTGGGGCAATGTCAATCCTATTG GTGTCAGGAGCTGCTACGATGAGGGTAAGCGCACTGCTGAAACATTAACTATGGACTACCATCGCGGTGCCAACCTTGAG GTAAGGATTGCCCGGATCTTTAACACATACGGTCCTCGCATGTGCATCGATGATGGCCGTGTTGTCAGCAATTTTGTTGCTCAG GCACTGAGGAAGGAGCCTTTGACTGTCTATGGTGATGGCAAGCAGACTAGGAGCTTTCAATACGTCTCAGATTTG GTGGAAGGGCTGATGAAGCTGATGGAAGGGGAGCACATTGGTCCGTTCAACCTGGGCAATCCTGGTGAATTCACGATGCTGGAGCTGGCTAAGGTGGTCCAGGACACCATCGACAAAGAAGCACGCATTGAGTTCCGTCCAAACACTGCAGATGATCCACATAAGCGCAAGCCTGACATCAGCCGTGCCAAAGAGCTTCTTGGCTGGGAGCCCAAGGTTCCCCTACACGAGGGCCTCCCCCTCATGGTCACAGACTTCCGCAAACGTATCTTTGGGGACCAGGGAGAATTCACTGAGGCAGCTGGTGGCCTTTCTTAA
- the LOC101777309 gene encoding caffeoylshikimate esterase yields MEVEYHEEYVRSSRGVQLFTCGWLPAAASPKALVFLCHGYGMECSGFMRECGVRLAAAGYGVFGIDYEGHGKSMGSRCYIRSFRRLVDDCHHFFKSICELEEYRSKSRFLYGESMGGAVALLLHRKDPAFWDGAVLVAPMCKISEKVKPHPLVITLLTQVEDVIPKWKIVPTKDVIDAAFKDPAKREKIRRNKLIYQDKPRLKTALEMLRTSMCIEDSLSQVKLPFFVLHGEADTVTDPEVSRALYERAASGDKTIKLYPGMWHGLTAGEPDENVEAIFSDIVAWLNERSRSWTMEGRLRKLMLATGKLVDGENGGGAPAHARPQRQRRGFLCGLAGRTHHHAEM; encoded by the exons ATGGAGGTCGAATACCACGAG GAGTACGTGAGGAGCTCGAGGGGCGTGCAGCTCTTCACCTGCGGCTGGCtgcccgccgcggcgtcgcccaAGGCGCTCGTCTTCCTCTGCCACG GCTACGGCATGGAGTGCAGTGGCTTCATGAGAG AATGCGGCGtgcggctggcggcggccggttACGGCGTGTTCGGGATCGACTACGAGGGGCACGGCAAGTCGATGGGCTCCCGCTGCTACATCCGCAGCTTCCGCCGCCTCGTCGATGACTGCCACCACTTCTTCAAGTCCATATGCG AGCTTGAGGAGTACCGCAGCAAGAGCCGGTTTCTGTACGGCGAGTCCatgggcggcgcggtggcgctgCTGCTACACAGGAAGGACCCCGCCTTCTGGGACGGCGCCGTCCTCGTCGCGCCCATGTGCAAG ATATCGGAGAAGGTGAAGCCGCACCCGCTGGTGATCACGCTCCTGACGCAGGTGGAGGACGTGATCCCCAAGTGGAAGATCGTGCCCACCAAGGACGTCATCGACGCCGCCTTCAAGGACCCCGCCAAGCGCGAAAAG ATCAGGAGGAACAAGCTCATCTACCAGGACAAGCCGCGGCTCAAGACTGCGCTGGAGATGCTCAGAACCAGCATGTGCATAGAAGACAGCTTGTCGCAG GTGAAGCTGCCGTTCTTCGTCCTTCACGGCGAGGCCGACACGGTGACGGACCCGGAGGTTAGCCGCGCTCTGTACGAGCGCGCGGCCAGCGGCGACAAGACCATCAAGCTCTACCCGGGGATGTGGCACGgcctcaccgccggcgagcccgACGAGAACGTGGAGGCCATCTTCTCCGACATAGTCGCCTGGCTCAACGAGCGCAGCCGCAGCTGGACCATGGAAGGCCGCCTGAGGAAGCTGATGCTGGCGACCGGCAAGCTCGTCGATGGCGAGAACGGCGGCGGAGCGCCGGCTCACGCGCGGCCTCAGAGACAGCGCCGAGGCTTCCTCTGCGGGCTCGCCGGCCGGACGCATCACCACGCTGAGATGTGA